Within the Seriola aureovittata isolate HTS-2021-v1 ecotype China chromosome 24, ASM2101889v1, whole genome shotgun sequence genome, the region GCAGTTACTCTGACACAACTGTACATCAGCTCTGTCCACTGGGGAAATGCAGTCATAAGTTCTGTAGAGTTCTGGGAACATGTACATGATTCGGGGGCGACCACTGGGCACCCTGTCATTCTTTGATGGTCTGATGACATGTGAATCCCACACATGGATGGTCTCGTCTAATTCATCCTGGAAAAACAGTatatagagaaagaaaagttaatTCATATGCAATTTGTTATTCTCATCATGCGCTCCTTAAGTAAGTTATGAGATGActtgaaaaaaatcatgttaaatcTTGAAGTTTTTGATGAAGTTAGGAGAAATTGAGTGGAAAAGGACCAGCATAAATAacttaataaattaataagaaTAAATGAAGAAACGCGATCAAGAGGGGGATACACcaagcaacaaaaataaaatagcttTAGGCTTTCGCTGATAATTTTCGGATGTAACTAAAATCTTAATCATGAATTTTACATAAGTAACTGTAAATTAATAGGCATAACACCAGATATTTTTCTCCAGTAATGTAACGGATTacaattttgtttattttgtaattaaattaGGCCTACCAAACCCCTCAACACTAATTATGAATTAATAGGCTATTGTAGGACACTGATAACAGTAATTAAGAAGACCGAATGACATGATGAGACAGGAGTCCTAATATTCACAACCACTGTCTGCTCATGGGAggatgttaaaagaaaaaacgaaCATTTGTGGGCCTCAATTTAGGATGAAAATAGATATAACAATGCATTGTAGCTTACCTGAATGATGCTCATAAAGCAGAACTGAATTAGACCTCGGTCCAAGTATGTACCACCGAACAAACCACGGTCCTTCAGGTCAGTGAACAGAGAGATGTAGAACTCCATTGATTCCCTTCTGAGGAAACCCCACCAACTCTCTATGCGCTGATTTGCTGTGCTTGCCCCTTCGACGTAGCTGTCAATACCAGAGCCGTCATGAATGTTGCGACGGAGAAAACGCTGAAAGTCTCTGACTTTAACATTTTCAGTGCCACGATCGCCTCTGACAATCCTCGGACAACCACCGGATTTCTTCACTGCCTCCATATAGTAGCCTCCAATGATTTTTGGGTCACTGCTGGTCGTAAATGCATTCATCCAGATAATTTTCCGGGAAAATCCGTCAATACAGCCGTTTATACAGATACCAAATGGTTTCAGTTTGTCATAAGAGTCAAAGTGCCAAATATAATTGGGCCCTTTTGCAAAATAGTTTCGACGATGGAGCCGTCTCCTTCCTCTGAGTTCAACACCCCTT harbors:
- the LOC130165156 gene encoding uncharacterized protein LOC130165156, producing the protein MPVQELIRLYFQLGLHCKDIAALLASRHRYVVSERHLKRILKACSLSRRKGYTSLDRVVDFIHQQLQTSGQLCGYRWMYTKCKENGLHVKKEEVRLILKELDPRGVELRGRRRLHRRNYFAKGPNYIWHFDSYDKLKPFGICINGCIDGFSRKIIWMNAFTTSSDPKIIGGYYMEAVKKSGGCPRIVRGDRGTENVKVRDFQRFLRRNIHDGSGIDSYVEGASTANQRIESWWGFLRRESMEFYISLFTDLKDRGLFGGTYLDRGLIQFCFMSIIQDELDETIHVWDSHVIRPSKNDRVPSGRPRIMYMFPELYRTYDCISPVDRADVQLCQSNCTFRPAVPCDTDIYKICNILMAESQLHLPADAYQALDLYLHLRNEITSAL